One Danio rerio strain Tuebingen ecotype United States chromosome 22, GRCz12tu, whole genome shotgun sequence genomic window carries:
- the LOC110437711 gene encoding uncharacterized protein isoform X3, producing the protein MLWSFGAENTLIAKINIKEQIFSTFDGTDRFRDRLKMDRQTGSLTITNITSENAGIYNLDISGKKWTSKIFNVSVHARLLVPVLIFNSSLCSSSQYNCSVLCSVVNVSAVSLSWYKGSSVLSSIIVSDLSISLSLPLEVEYQDNNTYSCVINNTISNQTTHLDINTLCQPCPDEDLHLFNIVWICAAVGSLLILVSAVMCCISKKCRKTVHNCEEDQSDSTLCKEKSRKKKSDMQAVYYNVPKRR; encoded by the exons atgctgTGGAGTTTTGGAGCCGAAAACACTCTTATAGCTAAAATCAACATTAAGGAGCAAATCTTCTCCACATTTGATGGCACTGACAGATTCAGAGACAGACttaagatggacagacagactggatctctgaccatcacaaacatcacatctgaaaatgcgggaatttataatcttgatatAAGCGGGAAAAAATGGACATCAAAAATATTCAATGTTTCTGTTCATG CACGTCTGCTTGTTCCTGTCCTCATCTTCAACTCTTCTCTGTGTTCATCATCCCAGTATAATTGTTCAGTGTtgtgttcagtggtgaatgtgagcgctgtgagtctctcctggtacaaaggaagcagtgtattgtccagcatcattgtgtctgatctcagcatcagtctctctctacctctggaggTGGAATATCAGGATAACAACACCTACAGCTGTGTGATCAACAACACCATCAGCAACCAGACCACACATCTGGACATCAACACACTCTGTCAGCCGTGTCCAG ATGAGGATCTGCATCTGTTCAACATTGTGTGGATTTGTGCTGCTGTTGGGTCTCTGTTGATTTTAGTGTCTGCCGTGATGTGCTGCATCTCCAAGAAATGTAGAAAAACAG TTCATAACTGTGAGGAAGACCAATCTGATTCAACATTGTGTAAAGAAAAATCACGAAAAAAG